Proteins encoded together in one Undibacterium sp. CCC3.4 window:
- the adk gene encoding adenylate kinase codes for MRLILLGAPGAGKGTQANYIKEKFNIPQISTGDMLRAAVKAGSALGLAAKEVMDAGGLVSDDIIIGLVKDRLQQADCANGYLFDGFPRTTPQADAMKDAGVQIDYVLEIDVPDAAIIDRMSGRRVHPGSGRTYHVKFNPPKTAGIDDLSGEELIQRDDDKEETVMKRLSVYHEQTEVLVGYYGDWAKSGQPGAPKYRKIAGVGPVETIRDSAFAALAE; via the coding sequence ATGCGTCTTATTTTGTTGGGAGCACCGGGAGCCGGCAAGGGCACTCAAGCCAATTACATCAAAGAAAAATTCAATATTCCTCAAATTTCCACTGGCGACATGTTGCGCGCCGCGGTCAAAGCCGGCAGTGCGCTCGGTCTGGCAGCCAAAGAGGTGATGGATGCCGGTGGTTTGGTGTCGGATGACATCATCATCGGCTTGGTCAAAGATCGTTTGCAGCAAGCCGATTGCGCTAATGGTTATTTGTTTGATGGTTTTCCGCGCACCACGCCGCAAGCCGATGCGATGAAGGATGCCGGCGTACAGATCGATTACGTACTCGAAATCGATGTGCCCGATGCGGCGATCATCGATCGTATGAGCGGTCGGCGCGTGCATCCGGGTTCCGGCCGCACTTACCATGTGAAGTTCAATCCGCCGAAAACGGCCGGTATCGATGACTTGAGCGGCGAAGAGTTGATACAACGTGATGATGACAAGGAAGAAACCGTCATGAAGCGTTTGTCGGTCTACCATGAACAGACAGAAGTGCTGGTAGGCTACTACGGTGACTGGGCCAAGTCGGGCCAACCCGGCGCTCCCAAATATCGCAAGATAGCCGGGGTGGGGCCGGTAGAAACGATTCGTGACAGCGCGTTTGCCGCGCTGGCTGAGTAA
- the kdsB gene encoding 3-deoxy-manno-octulosonate cytidylyltransferase has translation MSFIVIIPARLASSRLPDKPLADIGGKPMVVRTAERALASGASAIMVATDHPSIVAVCQAHQIPVTLTRDDHPSGTDRIAEVAARMNLPDDAVIVNVQGDEPLIDPALIAATAALVSATVPMATAAHPLLDAAEAFNPNVVKVVLDVQGRALYFSRATIPWHRDGFARTHASLPENYAPLRHIGLYAYRNDFLRKYPQLAISPLEQIEALEQLRVLWHGYAIAVHIAAASPVPGVDTFEDLQKVRQVFLENAQNASPKAVLPC, from the coding sequence ATGAGTTTCATCGTCATTATTCCTGCTCGGCTGGCGTCGAGTCGTTTGCCCGATAAGCCTTTGGCCGATATCGGCGGCAAGCCCATGGTGGTGCGTACGGCCGAACGGGCACTGGCTTCCGGTGCGTCGGCGATCATGGTCGCGACCGACCATCCTTCCATCGTCGCCGTGTGCCAGGCGCATCAGATTCCAGTTACCTTGACGCGTGACGATCACCCTTCAGGCACTGACCGCATCGCCGAAGTGGCGGCGCGTATGAATTTGCCAGACGATGCCGTCATCGTTAATGTGCAAGGCGATGAGCCCTTGATCGACCCGGCCCTCATTGCCGCCACGGCCGCCTTGGTCAGCGCGACGGTGCCGATGGCGACGGCGGCCCATCCCTTGCTCGATGCTGCCGAAGCATTTAATCCGAATGTGGTGAAGGTCGTGCTCGATGTGCAAGGGCGCGCATTATATTTTTCCAGAGCGACAATTCCTTGGCACCGCGATGGTTTTGCTCGCACTCATGCCAGCTTGCCGGAAAATTATGCGCCGCTGCGGCATATCGGGCTGTATGCATATCGCAACGATTTTTTGCGAAAATATCCACAACTGGCGATTTCTCCGTTGGAACAAATTGAAGCTTTGGAGCAATTGCGTGTGTTGTGGCACGGTTATGCGATTGCGGTGCACATTGCGGCTGCCAGCCCTGTACCTGGCGTTGATACCTTTGAAGATTTGCAAAAGGTCAGGCAAGTTTTTTTGGAAAACGCGCAAAACGCAAGTCCAAAGGCAGTGCTTCCATGCTAA
- a CDS encoding Trm112 family protein, whose translation MDARLLDILVCPLCKGPLQYNKVAQELICHGDKLAFPVRDDIPIMWADQARTLSAAEIAER comes from the coding sequence ATGGACGCTCGCTTGCTTGATATTTTGGTTTGCCCTTTGTGTAAAGGGCCTTTGCAATACAATAAAGTCGCGCAGGAATTGATCTGCCATGGCGACAAACTGGCTTTTCCGGTGCGCGATGACATCCCCATCATGTGGGCGGACCAAGCGCGCACCTTGAGTGCGGCTGAAATCGCTGAGCGTTGA
- the lpxK gene encoding tetraacyldisaccharide 4'-kinase has protein sequence MQASIEAWLLAAWQRRGVFAWLMRPLALVFEFIVKFRFALFLLGYKRQYRLAVPVIVVGNIYLGGTGKTPLVMYLLQQLQAAGFRPGVISRGYGAAAERVIVLDDDALAEQVGDEPLLIAARSGVPVAVGRDRVQVAQSLLAAHPEINILVADDGLQHYYLARDVEIMLFDQRGAGNGWMLPSGPLREPLTRRRDFTVLNSAADATSAPGVPAEAWRMQLQAQALYQLSSPMQRLPLDCLKAERLWAAAGIGNPERFFSMLQQHGLLFSRLPLSDHHVFDAGSFAGLDADCILITEKDAVKCREIPALKNDARIWVLPVEAQLDAGFATDLLQLISEKKHGRSLA, from the coding sequence ATGCAGGCAAGTATTGAGGCGTGGTTGTTGGCTGCTTGGCAGCGCCGCGGCGTGTTTGCCTGGCTGATGCGGCCACTGGCGCTGGTGTTTGAATTCATCGTCAAGTTTCGTTTCGCCTTGTTTTTGCTTGGTTATAAACGCCAATATCGTCTTGCTGTGCCGGTGATCGTAGTCGGTAATATTTACCTTGGCGGTACCGGCAAGACGCCGTTGGTCATGTATTTGCTACAACAATTACAGGCGGCCGGTTTTCGGCCTGGGGTGATTTCGCGCGGTTACGGCGCGGCAGCTGAGCGCGTCATCGTGCTTGATGATGATGCTTTAGCCGAGCAAGTCGGTGATGAACCCTTGCTCATTGCTGCGCGCAGCGGCGTGCCGGTGGCGGTCGGGCGCGATCGTGTGCAAGTCGCACAAAGTTTGCTGGCGGCGCATCCAGAGATCAATATCTTGGTCGCCGATGATGGCTTGCAGCATTATTATCTGGCGCGCGATGTAGAAATCATGTTGTTCGACCAACGTGGTGCCGGCAATGGTTGGATGTTGCCTTCCGGGCCATTACGTGAGCCGCTGACGCGGCGGCGCGATTTCACTGTGCTCAACAGCGCTGCCGATGCGACCAGCGCTCCGGGCGTGCCTGCTGAAGCGTGGCGCATGCAGTTACAAGCCCAAGCGCTGTATCAGTTATCCAGCCCCATGCAGCGCCTGCCATTAGATTGTTTGAAGGCAGAACGGCTGTGGGCGGCGGCGGGAATAGGCAATCCGGAGCGCTTTTTTTCTATGTTGCAACAACATGGTTTGCTGTTTTCGCGCCTGCCGCTGAGTGATCATCATGTGTTCGATGCCGGCAGTTTTGCCGGGCTCGATGCCGATTGCATACTGATAACGGAAAAGGATGCAGTAAAATGTAGGGAAATTCCGGCACTGAAAAATGACGCGCGGATCTGGGTGCTGCCTGTGGAAGCACAGCTCGATGCAGGATTTGCCACTGATTTACTACAATTGATTTCGGAGAAAAAGCATGGACGCTCGCTTGCTTGA
- a CDS encoding biopolymer transporter ExbD has translation MNFRKGKAREEPEINLIPFIDVLLVILIFLMVTTTYSRFTELQITLPTADADKAQEAKPNQIEIGIDAQGRYKINQQAVSFLDTATLADDLKHAAAALEGGAAEPVIIINADRAATHQSVVDVLEAARIAGLAKVTFAAQASNKTK, from the coding sequence ATGAACTTTCGTAAAGGAAAAGCGCGCGAAGAACCGGAGATCAATTTGATTCCGTTCATCGACGTCTTATTGGTGATTTTGATTTTTCTCATGGTGACGACGACCTACAGCCGTTTCACTGAATTACAAATCACTTTGCCGACGGCGGACGCCGACAAGGCGCAGGAAGCCAAGCCGAACCAGATTGAAATTGGCATCGATGCACAGGGCCGGTATAAAATCAATCAACAAGCGGTCTCGTTTCTCGATACGGCCACGTTGGCCGATGATCTTAAGCATGCGGCCGCTGCCTTGGAGGGGGGGGCTGCTGAGCCGGTGATCATCATCAATGCCGATCGAGCCGCCACGCACCAATCTGTTGTCGATGTACTGGAAGCTGCGCGGATTGCCGGATTAGCCAAAGTGACCTTCGCTGCACAGGCCAGTAATAAAACGAAATAG
- a CDS encoding MotA/TolQ/ExbB proton channel family protein — protein sequence MFAIIQAAGWPIYLLLTASVVAVTLIIERSLSLRKAKILPPTLLDEVIRVYQSGKIKAEVIDQLAANSPLGTVLAAGLRNVHAPREIMKESIEEAGAAVAHRLEAFLTTLGTIASLAPLMGLFGTVVGMIEIFGSQTAAGANPAQLAHGISVALYNTGFGLLIAMPALVAYRHFRALVDSLVVDMEQQAVKFVDVVHSARK from the coding sequence TTGTTCGCTATCATTCAAGCCGCCGGTTGGCCCATTTATCTATTATTGACTGCCTCGGTGGTTGCCGTGACCTTGATCATCGAGCGTAGCCTGTCGCTGCGGAAAGCGAAAATCTTACCGCCGACCTTACTCGATGAAGTCATACGCGTGTATCAAAGTGGTAAAATCAAAGCCGAAGTCATCGATCAATTGGCGGCCAATTCACCGCTCGGCACCGTGCTGGCAGCCGGCTTGCGCAACGTCCATGCACCGCGCGAGATCATGAAAGAATCGATAGAAGAAGCCGGTGCCGCGGTGGCCCATAGGCTCGAAGCTTTTCTCACTACCTTGGGAACCATTGCCTCGCTCGCGCCGCTGATGGGTTTGTTCGGTACCGTGGTCGGGATGATAGAAATTTTCGGTTCGCAAACTGCTGCCGGTGCCAATCCGGCGCAGTTGGCACACGGTATTTCGGTGGCGCTCTATAATACCGGCTTCGGCTTGCTGATCGCGATGCCTGCTTTAGTTGCCTATCGTCATTTTCGCGCCTTGGTGGATAGTCTGGTGGTAGATATGGAGCAACAAGCAGTCAAATTTGTTGATGTTGTTCACAGCGCCAGAAAGTAA
- the xseA gene encoding exodeoxyribonuclease VII large subunit: MQTSPWIPTTDTSPAVLSVSALNQVVAKLLERHIPLTWVAGEISNFTRASSGHWYFTLKDDNAQVRAVMFRGRAQYADFLPREGDRVELRVLVTLYAARGDYQLSVEAIRRAGVGNLYEAFLRLKAALAAEGLFDAARKRPLPAFPRTLGIVTSLQAAALRDVLTTLRRRAAHLQIWLYPTAVQGQGAAAAIASAIASAEAHGQCELLLVCRGGGSIEDLWAFNEEVVARTIAHCAIPVITGIGHETDTTIADYAADLRAATPTAAAELALRPRADWLKELQASQQLLQRAMQRLQGERSQSLDHLSRRLHSPATAIAARRAQLRQAALRLQYAARVPLQHARSELQQLRQRLYAAQPDSHTARHFLQQWQQRLQQGMRHCQQQQAAQLAALSAQLEMLNPQRTLERGYAILSDRHGHVLRSTGELQPQQALRVRLADGSADLGISSVQASLD; this comes from the coding sequence ATGCAAACCAGCCCTTGGATACCAACAACTGACACCAGCCCAGCCGTGCTGAGCGTGTCGGCTCTCAATCAGGTCGTCGCGAAATTGCTGGAACGTCACATACCCTTAACCTGGGTAGCCGGTGAAATATCGAATTTCACCCGCGCCAGTTCAGGACACTGGTATTTCACGCTCAAAGATGACAACGCCCAAGTGCGTGCCGTCATGTTTCGCGGCCGCGCCCAATATGCCGACTTCTTGCCACGCGAAGGCGATCGCGTCGAACTACGCGTGCTGGTCACTTTGTACGCCGCGCGCGGTGATTACCAGCTCAGCGTCGAAGCGATACGACGCGCCGGCGTCGGCAACTTGTATGAAGCCTTTCTGCGTTTGAAAGCCGCGCTCGCTGCCGAAGGCCTGTTCGATGCCGCGCGCAAGCGTCCCTTGCCTGCATTTCCACGCACACTGGGCATCGTCACCAGCTTACAAGCTGCCGCCTTGCGCGATGTGCTCACGACCCTGCGACGCCGCGCCGCGCATCTGCAGATTTGGCTCTACCCCACCGCGGTACAAGGCCAAGGTGCCGCCGCCGCGATCGCCAGCGCGATCGCCAGTGCCGAAGCGCACGGTCAATGTGAACTGCTGCTGGTCTGCCGCGGCGGCGGCAGTATCGAAGACTTATGGGCCTTCAATGAAGAAGTGGTGGCGCGTACCATCGCGCATTGCGCCATTCCGGTGATCACTGGCATCGGCCACGAAACCGATACCACCATCGCCGATTATGCCGCCGACCTGCGGGCCGCCACGCCGACGGCTGCAGCCGAACTGGCGCTACGTCCGCGCGCCGACTGGCTCAAGGAATTACAAGCTAGTCAGCAATTGCTGCAACGTGCGATGCAGCGCCTGCAAGGCGAACGCAGCCAGAGCCTCGACCACCTGAGCCGCCGACTGCATAGCCCAGCCACGGCGATTGCCGCCCGCCGTGCGCAATTGCGGCAGGCGGCGCTGCGCTTGCAATATGCGGCGCGCGTACCGCTGCAGCACGCTCGCAGCGAACTGCAGCAATTGCGCCAGCGTTTATACGCGGCCCAACCCGATAGCCACACGGCGCGGCATTTTTTACAACAATGGCAACAACGACTGCAGCAAGGCATGCGCCACTGCCAACAGCAGCAAGCTGCGCAGTTGGCCGCCTTGAGCGCGCAACTGGAAATGCTCAATCCGCAGCGCACGCTGGAACGAGGCTATGCCATCCTCAGCGATCGCCACGGACATGTCCTGCGCAGCACTGGCGAACTGCAGCCCCAGCAAGCGCTGCGCGTCCGTTTGGCCGATGGCAGCGCCGATCTGGGCATCAGCAGCGTGCAAGCAAGTTTAGACTAA
- the sodB gene encoding superoxide dismutase [Fe] has protein sequence MEHTLPALPYALDALAPHISQETLEYHYGKHHQTYVTNLNNLIKGTEFENLSLEDIVKKSSAGIFNNAAQIWNHSFYWNGLKPAGGGTPSGALADAINAKWGSFDAFKEAFTKSCIGNFGSSWTWLVKKADGSLDIVNTSNAATPLTTTDKPLITCDLWEHAYYIDYRNARPKYLEAFWALANWDFAAANLA, from the coding sequence ATGGAACATACCCTGCCGGCATTGCCCTATGCATTGGACGCTCTCGCTCCACACATTTCTCAGGAAACATTGGAATACCACTACGGCAAGCATCACCAGACCTATGTGACCAATCTCAATAACCTGATCAAAGGTACAGAATTCGAAAACCTGAGCTTGGAAGACATCGTCAAGAAATCTTCGGCCGGTATTTTCAATAATGCGGCGCAAATCTGGAATCACAGCTTTTACTGGAACGGTTTGAAACCAGCCGGTGGCGGTACGCCAAGCGGCGCGCTGGCCGATGCCATCAATGCCAAATGGGGTTCCTTCGACGCCTTCAAAGAAGCCTTTACCAAATCATGCATCGGTAATTTCGGTTCTTCCTGGACTTGGTTGGTCAAAAAAGCCGACGGCAGCCTCGACATCGTCAACACATCGAATGCAGCGACACCACTGACTACCACCGACAAGCCGCTGATCACCTGCGATTTGTGGGAACATGCGTATTACATCGACTACCGTAATGCTCGTCCAAAATACTTGGAAGCATTCTGGGCCTTGGCGAACTGGGATTTTGCAGCAGCCAATCTGGCGTAA